A window of Gallus gallus isolate bGalGal1 chromosome 3, bGalGal1.mat.broiler.GRCg7b, whole genome shotgun sequence genomic DNA:
TCTGCTCACTGGaggactgctttttctttggggACTTTCTTCTTGGAGAAGCTGGCTTGTCCTGGGTGTGTCCCTTGCCCTTCTGCTTCTGCCCCCTGGTAGCATCTGGCAGTAATCCACTactcactgcagctgtgcctgcctGGACATCTGCTAGAACAGACTGAGATGGGGCAGGAGCTTCAGTCTCCAAGAGCAGCCTTCTCCGAGGTAGCAGCACGTTGGCTGGCTCTCTACGGGCAACAGGAGCCAGCACATCCAGGTGCCTGTGGCTGCTACCACCCTGGCTCAATGCTTTTTTGGCACCTCTGGCCTCACTGGCATCGCTGAAAGTCTTATCTTGAGATGCCACCATGTCCTTCCTCATTGCCTCCTGAGGTGTACGTGGGTTTTTCCTTTTGGCCAGTAGACTCAGTGATCGTCTGCTCCTACGTTGATCtgtgtccagcctggcctgctcTAAGGATCTGTTTTTCATGATgggctctcttcccttctttgaGAGCTTCTTAGTTGCCTTTCTGATCAGGGAATAGAGGGCCATGCATGGCAGCTCGGAGCTTGGCCCCGGCATTCTGAATGAAACTGGCACAGGAGGGCTGGTGCACAGCagtttctgcacagcacaggtggTGTCTCTGGTCTAGGAGTCgtgtgttctgctgcttcttgcctGGGCGTCATCTCTGCGTGTGCTGCTTGGGGTCTGAATGGTCTACCCTGTGGCAGACGCCTCCATGGCACAACCGAAGAACTCTCCACGAGGGTACGTTCAGGGAGCCCCtctggctgctgggcagcagtggtatttttcttgtcctgttgctcACTGGCCTTGACCTCGGGTGAATTCCTCTCTCGAACTGTTGCTCCTCCTGCAACAACCGGGGCTGCAGTGTCAGATGGAGCCACGCCCTGGGATCCTTCGTTGTTAGGCTGGGTGTAGTAGTCTCTATAAAATTCCAACTTTCGCCTCTCAACATATTCATATTGCTCCAGCCACAGATGCATCATCTTGATCTGATGGTCATCAGGGCCTTCATAGATTCTGCAGCAGGCAATGTGGACTGGAATCCTTGTTTCTTGTCTGCACGTATCTGTCTCGGGGGCAGATTTTCGCCGTGGGACAAGGGCCCATGCTGCTGACCTCCTTGCCAGAGCTTGCCCATGCCCACGCTGGAATGAGCGAGTAAGTGGGCCTCCTTGAGTGCCTCAGAGGATGGGGAAGCTGGGAGTCTCTCTGACCcaggacagggctctgagaaACTCCTCTTCAGGAACTGTGGTGCCTGCATTTTTATGTTAGGATGCTCCAAATGACTTTGCATAGCTTCATCCTCTAAGGGCAGGTCCTGCACCGTGGGAGCCACCATCACATCAGGCTTTCTCTGATCACTGAGGCCCAGTCCCTGCTCCGCTTTCCTTTCTGGGATGGAGCTTTCCAAGTTCTCCTGGGCTTTTGGGTGTCGGTAAGGTGCCTCCATTTCCCCACAACTGGTGCTCAACGGATACAGCGATGTCCTCAAAGAGCAGCGGTTTTCACTCACTGTGACCGAGCTGGTGGAATCATCGCTGCCCTCAGGCAGTTCCAAGGTGAGCCTGTGtgagatggagaaagagaaggaagatgagGGCGGTTCTGAGCCAAACTCTCCTGAGGACCCCGGGGCTTTTCTGTCGCTTCAAAGGTGTTGGCAGGCTGTGTCATTTCCACAGGGTCCCCAAAAGTGTGTGCCCAAGGTTCCATCCCCGCTTACAGGGCACATGAGCAAGGGTGACACTGTCATGTCTGTGCCTCAGTGGTAAACCCTTCTACAAGGGCATTGCCTCTCAGATTTCAAGTCTGTGGATATCCCTGTGCCCTCCCTGAGTCATTGCAGTTTTCCATGTCACCAAGCCCTGCccctgtccccgtccccatctCTTATCAGTGGTCTCACATCGCCATGCATCTGGTCAAGGCCTGAAGACGTCTGTTGAACTGGTCGAGTATTTCACAGTTCTTATCCATTTTCCTGGGCACTGAGGAGCtgtagcagagcagagagcagtgttAGTGGGATTTCATTTGGTGGGAGGTGACTGGAGAGGGCTGCCGTGTTCCAAGAAGGGACAATTTTACTTACTGCATCCTCAAGTGCTGTGAAGACGTGCGGAAGTCCCAAACTGCTGGCAAAGGAGACAAAGTGAGTGGATGGAGAGCACGTGATGGAGTGGTGGACATGTGGGGCCAGGGGGTGTCTTTGCAGGGCCGttgcccagggctgctcaccTCTAGAATTTTCATGGTTACCTCTGTGTTGGCACttcctctgtctctctttctgtaTGGGCACAGAAAGTAGTGAGTGAGAGgggagcatccccagcagccacagcggTACCCACCAACCCAGGGCAC
This region includes:
- the LOC121113195 gene encoding uncharacterized protein LOC121113195, with amino-acid sequence MAAFWGMIFLSMADDSIFYPILWIMLIISLFVSVMALWKWKKERQRKCQHRGNHENSRVWDFRTSSQHLRMHSSVPRKMDKNCEILDQFNRRLQALTRCMAMLTLELPEGSDDSTSSVTVSENRCSLRTSLYPLSTSCGEMEAPYRHPKAQENLESSIPERKAEQGLGLSDQRKPDVMVAPTVQDLPLEDEAMQSHLEHPNIKMQAPQFLKRSFSEPCPGSERLPASPSSEALKEAHLLAHSSVGMGKLWQGGQQHGPLSHGENLPPRQIRADKKQGFQSTLPAAESMKALMTIRSR